In Halomarina salina, one DNA window encodes the following:
- a CDS encoding transcriptional regulator, whose translation MSRSALVGNVTAMLDDAGFVVSDRCAVRPKSFDVAARRRDDVILLKVLGNVDSFDAATGAEMRRLGTYLDATPLVIGLRTRDEELKPGVVYFRHGVPVLSPDTVMDLFIEGVPPLIYAAPGGLYVSIDGSVLADKRQEREWSLGRLASELGVSRRTVSKYEDGMNASVEVAARLEELFGAGLSNPVDVFEGEERPDAEPMPEDPEADPDDEPLVSVLTRVGFEVHPTLRSPFKAVSEDGDERSQDETGTMLTGHSTFDRTAEKRARIMSSVGEVTRTSAIYVVDRARRDSVDRTVLIEQEEMDDIEDAEDLRELVRERTDGSESEA comes from the coding sequence ATGTCACGGTCAGCACTGGTCGGCAACGTGACCGCGATGCTCGACGACGCGGGGTTCGTCGTGAGCGACCGGTGCGCCGTCCGTCCGAAGAGCTTCGACGTCGCCGCCCGCCGACGTGACGACGTCATCCTCCTGAAGGTGCTCGGCAACGTCGACTCCTTCGACGCGGCGACCGGCGCGGAGATGCGTCGACTCGGCACGTACCTCGACGCGACGCCGCTGGTCATCGGCCTCCGGACGCGCGACGAGGAGCTGAAACCGGGCGTCGTCTACTTCCGACACGGCGTCCCCGTCCTCTCGCCCGACACGGTGATGGACCTGTTCATCGAGGGCGTCCCGCCGCTCATCTACGCCGCGCCCGGCGGTCTCTACGTCAGCATCGACGGCAGCGTCCTCGCCGACAAGCGACAGGAGCGCGAGTGGTCGCTCGGCCGCCTCGCCAGCGAACTCGGCGTCTCACGGCGCACCGTCTCGAAATACGAGGACGGGATGAACGCCAGCGTCGAGGTCGCCGCACGGCTCGAAGAGCTGTTCGGCGCGGGGCTGTCGAACCCCGTCGACGTATTCGAGGGCGAGGAACGCCCCGACGCCGAACCGATGCCGGAGGACCCCGAGGCCGACCCCGACGACGAACCGCTCGTCTCCGTGCTGACGCGCGTCGGCTTCGAGGTCCATCCGACGCTCCGCTCGCCGTTCAAGGCCGTCAGCGAGGACGGCGACGAGCGGAGCCAGGACGAGACGGGGACGATGCTCACGGGCCACTCGACGTTCGACCGGACCGCGGAGAAGCGCGCCCGTATCATGAGTTCGGTGGGCGAGGTGACCCGCACCTCCGCCATCTACGTCGTCGACCGCGCCCGTCGGGACAGCGTCGACCGCACCGTCCTCATCGAGCAGGAGGAGATGGACGACATCGAGGACGCAGAGGACCTCCGCGAACTCGTTCGCGAGCGCACCGACGGGTCGGAGTCTGAAGCCTAG
- a CDS encoding glutathione S-transferase N-terminal domain-containing protein — MANLELYELEGCPYCAKVTSKLDELGLEYESHMVPSSHSERTEVEEVSGQTGVPVLVDPDHGVDGMAESDDIVAYLEETYGEQEASA, encoded by the coding sequence ATGGCAAACCTCGAACTCTACGAACTGGAGGGCTGTCCCTACTGCGCGAAGGTAACGTCGAAACTCGACGAACTCGGTCTGGAGTACGAGTCCCACATGGTGCCGAGTTCCCACAGCGAACGGACCGAAGTCGAGGAGGTCAGCGGCCAGACGGGCGTCCCGGTGCTCGTCGACCCCGACCACGGCGTCGACGGGATGGCGGAGTCCGACGACATCGTCGCCTACCTCGAAGAGACCTACGGCGAGCAGGAAGCGAGCGCCTGA
- a CDS encoding DUF7089 family protein: protein MFEARDLSTDLETVRESHAPGAVVLDCENDFETLGPERAETLGLFVESLEPRSYPESWVPSDAPELLRRYAGEPFTVGMPGDGGVTWTAQTTPPVVLVKARTAGSPDAFRDFLVAEALVEAGSGHPEHFLGFFGERYPNLAEATTLSPTDTYQLAVALYDAYLGLHTRETFREWADDLPRLHEAWRDAGDRLQPRLDGMSREVATGRTSFPAAAELACSGVKHGCDLPTPFGALDTEAYRDAGAEYAVRWAEKTFEQLADD from the coding sequence ATGTTCGAGGCACGCGACCTCTCGACGGACCTGGAGACGGTTCGCGAGTCGCACGCGCCGGGAGCGGTCGTACTGGACTGCGAGAACGACTTCGAGACGCTCGGCCCAGAGCGAGCGGAGACGCTCGGTCTGTTCGTCGAGTCGCTGGAGCCACGGTCGTACCCCGAGTCGTGGGTGCCGTCCGACGCACCCGAACTGCTCCGGCGGTACGCGGGCGAACCGTTCACCGTCGGGATGCCCGGCGACGGCGGCGTGACGTGGACCGCACAGACCACGCCACCCGTGGTGCTCGTGAAGGCACGGACGGCGGGGTCGCCCGACGCGTTCCGCGACTTCCTCGTCGCGGAAGCGCTCGTGGAGGCGGGGTCGGGTCACCCCGAGCACTTCCTCGGCTTCTTCGGCGAGCGGTACCCCAACCTCGCCGAGGCGACGACGCTCTCACCGACCGACACCTACCAGTTAGCCGTCGCGCTGTACGACGCGTACCTCGGGTTGCACACGCGCGAGACGTTCCGCGAGTGGGCCGACGACCTGCCGCGACTGCACGAGGCGTGGCGCGACGCTGGCGACCGTCTCCAGCCGCGACTCGACGGGATGTCACGCGAGGTGGCGACGGGCCGGACCTCGTTCCCCGCCGCGGCCGAACTCGCCTGTAGCGGCGTCAAACACGGCTGTGACCTCCCGACGCCGTTCGGTGCGCTCGACACGGAGGCGTACCGTGACGCGGGCGCGGAGTACGCCGTCCGCTGGGCCGAGAAGACGTTCGAACAGCTGGCAGACGACTGA